From the uncultured Trichococcus sp. genome, one window contains:
- a CDS encoding aspartate carbamoyltransferase catalytic subunit codes for MMQTTNQIALKNFVSVEELTNLEIMSLILRASEFKNGVQPDRNLTAGTYASNLFFENSTRTHKSFEMAEHKLGMQVIGFDTSTSSVSKGETLYDTVLTLSAIGVDVVVIRHSAEAYYQELIESPGITASIVNGGDGAGQHPSQCLLDLLTIYEEFHTFSGVKVAICGDLSHSRVAKTNMQMLQRLGATVYFTGPEEWYDPTFDKYGTHMDIDDIIGEVDVMMLLRVQTERHGGKAMRYTKAEYLDQFGLTVAREARMKETAIIMHPAPVNRDVELADSLVECRRSRIVTQMKNGVFARMAILEAIMNGRTTKV; via the coding sequence ATGATGCAGACTACAAATCAGATCGCATTAAAAAACTTTGTAAGTGTCGAGGAACTCACGAATCTGGAAATCATGTCCTTGATCCTGCGTGCATCCGAATTCAAAAACGGCGTCCAACCGGACAGAAATTTGACTGCGGGAACCTACGCTTCTAACTTGTTTTTCGAGAACAGCACACGCACACACAAAAGCTTTGAAATGGCGGAACACAAGTTGGGGATGCAAGTCATCGGTTTTGACACTTCGACCAGCAGCGTCAGCAAAGGCGAAACGCTTTATGACACGGTCCTGACCTTATCGGCGATCGGTGTGGATGTGGTCGTTATCCGCCACAGCGCAGAAGCTTATTACCAGGAATTGATCGAAAGCCCGGGCATTACCGCATCCATCGTGAACGGCGGAGACGGGGCAGGCCAGCATCCAAGCCAGTGCTTGCTTGACTTGTTGACGATCTACGAAGAGTTCCATACTTTCAGCGGAGTGAAGGTGGCCATCTGCGGTGACCTGTCGCACTCGCGCGTTGCCAAAACAAATATGCAGATGCTGCAACGCCTCGGAGCGACCGTCTATTTCACGGGGCCTGAAGAGTGGTACGATCCTACTTTCGACAAATACGGCACGCACATGGACATTGATGACATCATCGGAGAAGTCGATGTCATGATGCTGCTCCGCGTCCAGACGGAGCGCCATGGCGGAAAAGCAATGCGCTATACAAAAGCAGAGTACTTGGATCAATTCGGACTGACTGTCGCTCGGGAAGCCCGCATGAAGGAAACGGCCATCATCATGCATCCCGCGCCTGTCAACCGCGACGTGGAATTGGCGGACAGCCTAGTGGAATGCCGCCGCTCGCGGATCGTGACGCAAATGAAAAATGGCGTCTTTGCCAGAATGGCCATCTTGGAAGCCATCATGAACGGAAGAACGACAAAGGTATAA
- a CDS encoding dihydroorotase yields the protein MSVWIKNAKMLGQKEELIPIEIYVKDDKIAAIGQDLQVTAADATVIDAKGGLVTPGLVDVHVHLREPGFTYKETIETGTQAAARGGFTTVCAMPNVNPVPDTAEKFSNIQQLIADTAIIKVKQYAPITENLRSDVLTDQKQLLAAGAFAFTNDGVGVQTAGTMYLAMQEAAKNNAALVAHTEDDSLLFGGVMHKGTRSDELDLPGILSVTESTQIARDVLLAEATGCHYHVCHVSTKESVRVIRDAKRAGIHVTAEVAPHHLILVDGSIPSDTAIYKMNPPLRGAEDRAALIEGLLDGTIDCIATDHAPHGEEEKQGGMVGAPFGIVGIETAFQLMYSNFVLGGVFTLKQLVDWMTIKPAALFGMEAGTLDIGSQADIAIFDLDNEYEIRSEDFLSKATNTPFTGWKVKGETLYTLVDGKVVYSK from the coding sequence ATGTCAGTTTGGATAAAAAATGCGAAAATGTTGGGTCAAAAAGAGGAACTTATTCCTATAGAGATTTATGTGAAAGACGATAAAATAGCCGCAATCGGACAGGATCTGCAGGTAACGGCTGCGGATGCAACAGTCATCGATGCCAAGGGCGGTCTGGTCACTCCAGGATTGGTAGATGTGCACGTACATTTGCGTGAACCAGGCTTCACCTATAAAGAAACCATCGAAACAGGCACACAGGCAGCTGCCCGCGGAGGCTTCACGACTGTCTGCGCAATGCCGAACGTAAACCCCGTTCCGGATACGGCAGAAAAATTCTCAAACATCCAACAACTGATTGCTGATACAGCCATCATCAAAGTCAAACAATATGCGCCCATCACCGAGAACTTGCGCAGCGACGTCCTGACCGATCAGAAGCAATTGTTGGCAGCCGGTGCTTTCGCCTTCACAAACGACGGTGTCGGTGTCCAAACGGCCGGAACGATGTATTTGGCGATGCAGGAAGCCGCAAAGAATAATGCCGCGCTTGTTGCGCATACAGAGGACGATTCCCTGCTGTTCGGAGGCGTGATGCATAAAGGCACCCGTTCCGACGAATTGGATCTTCCTGGCATCTTGAGCGTGACGGAATCGACGCAAATCGCCCGCGACGTACTTTTGGCGGAAGCGACAGGCTGTCATTACCATGTCTGCCACGTTTCCACGAAAGAGAGCGTACGCGTCATCCGTGATGCCAAACGCGCAGGAATCCATGTCACTGCCGAGGTTGCTCCGCATCACTTGATTTTGGTGGATGGTTCGATCCCATCGGATACCGCCATCTACAAAATGAACCCGCCTTTACGCGGTGCCGAAGACCGTGCGGCCTTGATCGAAGGCTTGCTTGACGGCACAATCGACTGCATCGCAACCGATCACGCACCGCACGGCGAAGAAGAAAAGCAAGGTGGCATGGTCGGTGCACCGTTCGGCATCGTCGGCATCGAGACTGCTTTCCAACTGATGTATTCCAACTTTGTGTTGGGCGGCGTCTTCACCTTGAAACAACTGGTTGATTGGATGACCATCAAACCGGCAGCATTGTTCGGCATGGAAGCTGGAACGCTGGATATCGGTTCCCAAGCGGATATCGCCATCTTCGATTTGGATAATGAATACGAAATCCGCAGCGAAGACTTCCTTTCGAAAGCCACAAATACGCCATTCACCGGCTGGAAAGTCAAAGGCGAAACGCTTTATACACTAGTGGACGGAAAAGTTGTCTACTCAAAATAA
- a CDS encoding YitT family protein, which yields MTKHLKNMLLVVAAVIITAIGASITVKANVGVGAYEALNMSINQLSGIKIGTLAIILNIICVGIQWLLMKKDFSLRQLFQIPVTLILGQVMNLMLYTVFSGVTIDQYWVKIAMVILGGIIAAIGVGSMMALNYINMPLEGACMAFSNRFGFNFGKVRQLVDVLLIASALLIAFSTGTAITVREGTILSMLFFPPSMNFVYEKIKSLTGAQELSIDLD from the coding sequence ATGACGAAACACTTAAAGAACATGTTATTGGTTGTCGCAGCGGTCATCATAACCGCTATCGGAGCGAGCATCACAGTGAAAGCCAATGTCGGCGTTGGTGCCTACGAAGCCCTTAACATGAGCATCAACCAACTTTCCGGCATCAAAATCGGAACACTGGCGATTATACTGAATATCATATGTGTAGGCATCCAATGGCTTTTGATGAAAAAAGATTTTTCGCTCAGACAATTATTTCAGATTCCTGTCACATTGATACTTGGACAAGTGATGAACCTGATGCTTTATACCGTATTTTCCGGCGTGACGATCGACCAGTACTGGGTCAAGATCGCAATGGTCATTTTAGGCGGCATCATAGCCGCAATCGGCGTCGGATCGATGATGGCTTTGAATTACATCAATATGCCGTTGGAGGGCGCTTGTATGGCCTTCAGTAACCGTTTTGGCTTCAACTTTGGGAAAGTACGCCAATTGGTCGATGTGCTGTTGATCGCATCCGCGTTGCTGATCGCCTTTTCAACCGGCACGGCCATCACCGTGCGTGAAGGGACTATTCTAAGCATGCTTTTCTTCCCGCCAAGCATGAATTTCGTTTACGAAAAAATCAAATCCTTGACCGGCGCGCAGGAACTTTCCATCGATCTGGACTGA
- the nrdH gene encoding glutaredoxin-like protein NrdH, whose protein sequence is MSNKNVTVYTKPNCMQCNFTKKFLDDNSIRYEIKDIQESEAALAEVKELGFQSLPVVVFDGVEPFFGFRPDLLEQLIIA, encoded by the coding sequence ATGTCCAACAAGAATGTCACAGTATACACAAAACCAAATTGCATGCAGTGCAATTTCACGAAGAAATTTTTGGATGATAACAGCATTCGATATGAGATCAAGGACATCCAGGAATCCGAAGCGGCCTTGGCCGAAGTCAAAGAATTGGGTTTCCAATCTTTGCCGGTAGTCGTCTTTGATGGCGTTGAGCCATTTTTCGGGTTCAGACCTGATTTGCTTGAACAACTGATCATAGCGTAA
- a CDS encoding OsmC family protein: protein MTKSLYHTEIINAEGLNGTVSVSDGESLQTSDPLKDLAGFNPEQLFGLSWATCLNATIEALLKARRVEARSKAEVHVDFCREEDGKGFYFDLKAFISVEGMELADVEKLAQSAHKRCPVSKIIGDYNHVTLEVVPYTE from the coding sequence ATGACAAAATCGTTATACCATACGGAAATAATCAACGCTGAGGGCTTGAACGGGACCGTCTCTGTTTCGGATGGGGAATCTCTGCAGACATCTGATCCGCTGAAGGATTTAGCCGGCTTCAATCCGGAACAACTATTCGGCTTGTCCTGGGCGACTTGCTTGAACGCTACAATCGAGGCTTTGCTTAAGGCAAGGAGAGTTGAGGCGCGAAGCAAAGCGGAAGTGCATGTCGATTTCTGCAGGGAAGAAGACGGCAAAGGCTTTTATTTCGATTTGAAGGCCTTTATTTCGGTCGAAGGCATGGAGTTGGCCGACGTCGAGAAACTTGCGCAATCCGCCCACAAACGCTGTCCTGTTTCAAAAATCATCGGCGACTACAATCATGTCACTTTAGAAGTTGTCCCTTATACCGAATAG
- a CDS encoding phosphate:AMP phosphotransferase encodes MLKDFDFDKKDTALSGTKRSELGSELAALQRKLVASDSSMLIIVDGWESSGKGHILKDLTRELDPRYFEVSVFDDALDDYAERPFLWRFARNLPGKGRIAFFDRSFYSELMNDLKVKDERLEHHLGYISFLERMLVADNTIVLKLFLHHSEKTMEKRIEKLKDDPYREFLITKDDEKQLKKYTKYLKHFDKILEMTNFETSPWHVISSEDLKDASREALSIASSTLKSHLEQTEKKPPVPIRSGLKEKPLAKIDLKAAITEEEYEAQLEKLQEEAGQLVYEMWLKKIPCILVFEGTDAAGKGGAISRLTRLIDPRSYDVATTAAPTENESRFNYLWRFYQTFPVKGKMTIYDRSWYGRVLVERVEGFTPEHRWAAAYEEINELEHNLVHDGLLIIKFLIVIDKEEQKQRFKDRENDPEKNHKLTDEDWRNHEKFEQYEEAMNEMVARTDTKDAPWIIVEGNQKEYARIKVLKEFISRARAFIDSHEGKKQGK; translated from the coding sequence ATGTTAAAAGATTTCGATTTTGACAAAAAGGACACGGCATTATCCGGCACAAAAAGATCCGAACTCGGCAGTGAATTGGCCGCTTTGCAAAGAAAGCTGGTAGCCAGCGACTCCTCCATGCTGATCATTGTCGATGGTTGGGAATCTTCAGGAAAAGGGCATATATTGAAGGACCTGACAAGGGAATTGGACCCGCGCTATTTTGAAGTAAGCGTCTTCGATGATGCATTGGACGATTATGCAGAGCGCCCTTTTTTATGGCGCTTCGCAAGGAATTTACCGGGCAAGGGCAGGATAGCCTTTTTTGACCGCAGCTTCTATTCTGAATTGATGAACGATTTGAAAGTGAAAGATGAACGTTTGGAACACCATTTAGGCTACATCAGTTTTCTAGAACGCATGTTGGTCGCTGACAACACAATCGTCCTGAAACTGTTTCTGCACCACTCGGAAAAAACGATGGAAAAACGGATCGAGAAACTCAAAGACGATCCGTACAGAGAGTTTTTGATCACGAAAGACGATGAAAAACAACTCAAGAAGTACACTAAATATTTGAAACACTTCGACAAAATATTGGAAATGACAAATTTCGAGACCTCACCATGGCACGTGATTTCTTCGGAAGACCTGAAAGATGCTTCCCGAGAAGCGCTGAGCATCGCGAGCAGCACTCTGAAGAGCCACCTCGAGCAAACGGAAAAGAAACCACCGGTGCCGATTCGTTCCGGACTGAAGGAAAAGCCGCTGGCCAAAATCGACTTGAAAGCTGCCATAACGGAAGAAGAATATGAAGCACAGTTGGAGAAGCTGCAGGAAGAAGCGGGTCAATTGGTCTACGAAATGTGGCTGAAAAAAATCCCGTGTATCTTGGTATTCGAAGGAACAGATGCAGCAGGCAAGGGTGGTGCAATCAGCCGTTTGACGAGACTGATCGATCCCCGCAGCTATGACGTCGCCACGACGGCAGCTCCCACGGAAAACGAGAGCCGCTTTAATTATCTGTGGCGCTTCTATCAGACTTTCCCGGTAAAAGGGAAGATGACCATCTATGACAGAAGTTGGTACGGCCGCGTATTGGTGGAGCGGGTGGAAGGCTTCACTCCTGAGCACCGATGGGCCGCTGCCTACGAAGAAATCAATGAACTGGAGCACAATTTGGTGCACGATGGCTTGTTGATCATCAAATTCCTGATCGTGATAGACAAAGAAGAACAAAAACAGCGCTTCAAAGACCGGGAAAATGACCCGGAGAAGAACCACAAGCTGACCGATGAGGATTGGCGAAATCATGAAAAATTCGAGCAGTACGAAGAAGCAATGAATGAAATGGTCGCCAGGACGGACACGAAAGAT